TGCACACGAAATTAACGAGAAATGTGCAGGAATTTTACTATCTCATTGTTTCGCAAATAAATCATTACAGAGGTATTTCCCCGGTTTAAGACTGAAATtgtgcgaaaaaaattgagtGATGATCGCTATAAcatctaatataatttttccaggGAAAATTAATGTCATGTTAGAGACGATCGCTTCGTGGGGTGGACGCAATTTAAATGCGCACGAGGAGCTCTCTTGTTCGTATCAACCATCGAGGAAGAGGCATGAGGACGTCGTTCGTAACGGATTGCAATTCTCGAGTTACATGTCGAACGACCTAACAGAGTGCGATTCTTCCAACGGCACCATAACAGTGCCATGGCAGCCCCAAGACTGTTCCATCATGGGTGATAACGATCATCATTATCCAAACGATTTTAATGATACAGATAAATCGTTTGAGCATCTTCGGCACAACATAAATCTGTCACGAGCTAAGAGGTGAATAACTTGCAAatcaaaagttaaattattttaaaaaaggatGAATCGCGTAATGTAgctaagaaatattttcagtGGTACTCCAACATTGCTGAAATTCCCTTGTATGGGAATAACGAGAAATGGCAGGAGATGTCGGGCATTCGCTTCACCCGGATGGAACTATTGCTACCATCATTCTACGGGCATGTCTGTTAAGAGTGACCATACTGATCATCTTGATTAATCGAAGAAGGATTAATGATTGCGAAATAGTTagtagataatatttatatatatataatagttgctataaaatttgcaacgggtatttattttttattttatatatagtgtaCGTTGTATTTTAACGAGAAAATAATCCCAGAGAAACAAAAAACCCGTGAGAAAAAAGTATGggaaaagattattaattaaataggattaaataatttgtatacattttgcaattttgtaaataacattTCACGTTCATTTGACAATAATACAACAGTAATCTCAGGTATCACTTTGatcttgataatatttttgaatatacaTGTTTTAATGTTGGtattaagttaatttatatgatttgtattatttgattattgtaatttaagtatatttcTATGTTGAAATACCACCTGCGAACCTGCAAAAACTCTGATGTTTTTAATACCATTTCGGAACAAATTTCAAGATCAAACTTTCAATAATTTGGAGCGTTTGAGCCTGAAAATATACGAACAGTTCAAATTGTTCAATTTGACCTCAAGtctaaaatgaaataaacattttctctctataatgaataatattttcgctCGAATTTCTCTTAATGTTCAAATTATTCCAATAGCTTTGACTTAGTCAAATTGATCGATTATTAGCTCCGaacattaacatttttactttgAACTATTCGTACAATTCGATCtcacaatttattaacaaattttttgtttgatcgttaatagaaatataaggTTCCTCTCAatgataaatgtataatacatatttgaaaatatgaatACGTAATCTCCTATCTTTTCCGTAATAAcggatgataataataataattggttCTGCGTTTAAtgtaaatgatatttaatatttataggtTACAATCTACTATTTTATAAGGATATTTCGAGTACAAACTTATGATATAAATGATCTTATAACACTTGTATAAAACTCtgtaattataaacataaatttttattatagatgtAAAAAACTTGTGGTTTTTCAAACTTGCATTAGTCCTCGCCGAAGAatcagaaatatatgtataaattttgagGAATTAATGTATTCTAAATACAATttcatatatgtgtattatatgtataatattaaatttattttacaaagtttatacatacatataaattttgaaataaatttatatctatatatacacatgtatacgtgtattcataaatttacattattatataaatgtttgaaaaatcaCAAGTAAGTGGCGTGGCTTGTTTCATCAACAGACTGCCATATTGAATTGCGTGCACACAGCGTCATTCGTCAGCTCCAGAAATTTCGCGTGTCTGTCGAGACCGGCTCCCACTACCAAATTGTGTAGATTGCAGTAATTCGCGCCGTAATCGAATATCATGAACCATTCGTTTGAAACAGAATCGGCCTAAGATCATATTTTTGTTAGTCCAACATTCGGCAACTTATACtttaatgttttacatataatcatcgaaagaaatattcgacacgttctttaatataatcgaAGAACGCGTCGAAGCATTAATGCGATAGTAGTGAGAAATCCCGTGTAATTCAatgcattatattttgtaatatcattagttttattacttttattatttatattgtagaataattttcatgtttaattaaaagtttaccTTAGCAAGGCATGTGTTGTTCATCTCCTCGAAGATGATCTCGATCCTCTCAAGTGACTTCAGATTCGACGTCTTATGCGTCGCTCTGATTATGTTATTCTCCACAGGTATCTTAAGCTATCGTGAGATACACAAGTTACGTTATTAATTCGCGTTTGAAAATCAGATTGTACTCTCACCGTATATAGACAAGCGCCGCTGCGTTGTCGACAAGCGTTCCAAGAAGACCAATTCGTTATCTGGCGTCGGAATTTCTGCATCACATACGCGCATGGATCGTCAAACTTCCTAgagttgaaatatataattatctttaaaaggtacttatatataacatatacttagttcgataaaatatttaaaaacccAGAAATCGTTTCatctttgtatatttttatcagaattactttgttttaattttagtatttataaacTGCGATTTATTTCAACTCTACCCTTTAAGCGCACCCATCTCTCTTTGTAATTTAGTAGTATATTTGATGTACTAAATTTTTTCCCGTAGAATTATCAGTTCTGACATTTCTACATACTTGAGTAATAAAATAGCGAGCGCGCTACGCCGGCCGGCACGGCGATCCGTTCTCGTGGAAAAGCGCGGATCGTATATTTTTCGGGCGGTGTCGTCCCGGCCAAAGCAAAATATACGAGCCCCACGTCGCGCCGACGATATTGAGTTTCCCCTGTGTATATAACGCGTCACGAGAGCGGCGGGGACGACGCTTCAAAAGAAACTTTTCGAAAGCTCTAGTCCTCGTAAAAACGACGCGACGATCATTCGCGTTAGCTATTGCCCTAGGATGAAAGGGATCCGATCTCCCGGTGCTTGAAAGAAAACGATAACGGCAGCTGTGGCGGAATGTAAATCCGTCCGAAAAGCTCTGGAACCTGTTCGTAAAAATGCCGACATTATATTTCGATGGCAAAGTGTTCGGTAATTAGCTTTTGATGAACGACGGGTCGCTCATTCGcgaaaaaacgatgaaattcGGCTGTACGCGATGTTTCTCTGACGATTTTCGAACTTTTAGCCTCTTGAATATCGCCACAACCATGTCTCGGAAGCGTCAAAGTCCCACACAAAAAGTTGCCTGGCAATGAGTTTAAAAAGAGCGGATAACAAAGCCAAATGTTACCTATTATCTGTTTTTTTGAAGCGCGATTTATCATTCCGATTTATCATTCGTTTGTATcataatgtgtatataattaccATTTAACAATGCAGGAGGCATGCAGAGGATATGGGAACAGCATCCCGCCGATTACCAAGCACAATAAGATGGCCAGCATCCCAGCGAGGCTGTAAACACAGTACTTGCATCTTCCCTTGGACGACCCGATCGTTAAAATTACCGGAGGCTTGTCGTCCGCTGTGCAAAACAATTAACAAGTAAATCATCAAATGAGACAAAACCAAAAGGAAACGGGCTAagacagaaaaagaataagatatCAATCTTCGcttaaaaattcgattttgcatGAAGCTTTTAGTCCCACTTAAAAATGTCGATTGGAGAAACATTTCGGCGTGCAAATGAATGCGCACTGCGGTTTTCAAAGAGAATGAAAAAGGAAGCTAACCATTTTGTTTCTGTGTGACAGAATCATCCTGCGGCCTTGCCGATGATTCTCTGGTGGTGTGGCGAAAATAATACGGAGACGAGCCAATCGTCACGTTATCTCCGTGTGCCGACATCCCGGTTCTCCTGACGCTCTTCAACGACCGGACCATATTACAGATCGATCATCTTTCACGAGAGGAGCGGCAGGAAAAAAAGGTACGCTCGTCCTTCCCCGAAATCTGTCTCTACGCTGAAGGCAGACGACTGTCGTCCCGCGTATTTATTACATTGCACGATTGTTTTCACAGAGAACCTTTTATGCGTGGAATCGGTTCTCTCGCACCGCTCGATCCTGTCCGGGAAAGTCCAAGGAAGGcagtagaaaaattaaaaaataaacacagAAAAAAACATCCGAAAAGTCCAAGAAAGTTGTTGAGATATCGAAGAATAAGGCCGAATAGAAGAGCTCCTCCGCGGAATTATATCAGTAACACGCACTTAACGGCAGCTTCCCACGCGCGTAAATCGGttgacttttttttcttataaaccTTTTTTTACGACACATCCCGATGACGCACGATGGACTTCCCTAATGAATACTATCCGCTAAAACGCGTACCATAAATGTACCCGGTCTGGCTACtacgcttttttttctttccttcttttttctttctcgttacAAATAGTCATGCATCAACTCTTTGACTTCGAAGACGCGCGCGATTGgacataatattgaaaaaattacatgataagaataattaatatatttaataaaaagaaagatatttaaacaaatgtttAAGTTTGACAAttaaaatgctttattttCCAAGATAATTACCGATTTAATTCAACTATTTTTTCAGAACGCTGACGCGAATTTTTTGATTATGGCGAATTGTATCGGAGTCGTggttagttttttatttaaaatgtcgCCGGTCATGTCTCGCGGCGTGGAAAGACATCACGGTTGTATACGAGACGAGAGGAGAGACGACTTGACAGCTGGCGGTGACGAGAGATCCGGTTCACACGACGTCCCTCCCTCTTCTCGTCTTCACGAGAAGGCCAGGAGCTTCGCGAAGAAACCGAGTCTTCTTGTAATTCTCCATTCTTTTTGCGCTTTTTTGTTTATCCGTCGCGCAAATGCAGGGAGTTACTGGAGTTACTCTCAAATTTTGCAGCTTTAAAATGCATCTTTTTTCCCCGCAACCCTCAGTATATCATGAGAGATACTCGTGTATTTCTGTAATTCACGGATATGAATCAATATTGCTAATTACAGTAGGAGTAACAGAGCTATAGTAAACAGAAAGACACTGTTCTCCATTCATTCCTCTTCTCTGGTGACCCACATTCGCAGAAGTATTATATATCCCACCTCTTCTGcgttcttcctttttcttgtCGCGATCGCATTgccattaattatattatatcttaaaaatctaaatttttttaaaattgtcgaCGACCaagttgaaatataattaggAACAAAGTGGAACAAATTAAGAGACTGCAATTTACAATACATTGTGACGTAAATTTTTGCATAACTTCTTCATTGCTTGCACAACTTTCACGATAGAGTCTATAGTTGCTTCTCGAACCAATCGGCGCGCGAGTCGAGGAGGAAATAGACGATACGACGGTGACGACGGGCGTCCCGACGCTTCGCGTCGACGTTAGATTCCATTTTACCCTTCCGCTCGCGCCCGCCGTCGTCGTGATGCTCCTTTTCGCGGCACGTCTGTCGCTCTCTCGTCCACGTGCAACTTGACAGCCATAAAGACGGGCCGCTCCACCGACATCTGGCTTGACGCGCGCACTTTGTAGTCTCCTACCTATGCGTAAAAGAAGTCTCACGTCATCGTCAGCCTTTGCCGGCGCACGGAGATTGACAGGGCGAATCGTTGACGCCCTTCCAGGAGCCTCCGCGAAAGATATACAGAGTATCCCAAG
The nucleotide sequence above comes from Temnothorax longispinosus isolate EJ_2023e chromosome 4, Tlon_JGU_v1, whole genome shotgun sequence. Encoded proteins:
- the LOC139811186 gene encoding uncharacterized protein encodes the protein MVRSLKSVRRTGMSAHGDNVTIGSSPYYFRHTTRESSARPQDDSVTQKQNADDKPPVILTIGSSKGRCKYCVYSLAGMLAILLCLVIGGMLFPYPLHASCIVKWKFDDPCAYVMQKFRRQITNWSSWNACRQRSGACLYTLKIPVENNIIRATHKTSNLKSLERIEIIFEEMNNTCLAKADSVSNEWFMIFDYGANYCNLHNLVVGAGLDRHAKFLELTNDAVCTQFNMAVC